gaaatagaGTCCATGGACACCATTGGTGACAAAGAACTGCACAAACCCCTACCGAAAATAGGTGAAAAAAGTCTCTTCACCGCTGAATTAGAGATTGCACTGAAAGAGAAGAGGGTTGATTTTGCTGTTCATTCACTGAAAGATTTACCCACCACTTTACCGGAAGGTTTAGTTTTAGGAGCTGTATGTAGGCGAGAAGATGCAAGAGATGTTGTTCTCTTAAATGGAAAGTATGAAGGCAAAAAGCTGAAGGAACTTCCAGAAAGAAGTGTTATTGGCACAAGTTCACTCAGGAGGACTGCTCAACTTCGCCGCAACTATCCTCAATTCACCGTAGAAAATATTCGGGGCAATCTTGAGACAAGATTTAGAAAATTGACCTCGGAAGAAAACAGCTATGCTGCTATTATTTTAGCATCTGTAGGTGTTAAAAGAATGGATGGCTGGATCGTATTGGACAGGTCTTAGATGGAGAGGAAATGCTTTTCGCTGTTGGGCAGGGAGCTCTTGGAGTTGAGTGTCGTGAAAATGACCCAAAAACCCTATCATTATTGGAATCACTGCATGATTTTGAAACTGTCTGCTGTGTCATTGCTGAAAGAAGTTTTCTACGAAAACTAGAAGGAGGTTGTTCGGCTCCTGTCGGTGTTTACTCAAAATTCAGTAATAATACGATTCAATTTGTTGGTGCTGTTTGGAGTTTAAATGGGAAGAAATAGCTGAAgcttgaagaaaaattgaatttaaatgaaGCATGCCCTGACTGATGAAACTGAGGAACCTAAATCGAAACTTATGcatctggagaaaaaaaattttgttggaATCGCTGCTGGATCATTTAGTCTATCAAAGCTTGCAGCTGTCGAAAATTTTGGCGAAGAAGTCGCAAACAATTTAATCAAGCGAGGTGCCTCAGAAATTATGAGTGGAGCTAAAGACGAAATAAAGCGATCGATAGCAGTTGGAAATTCTGGTGAAAAGGTTGTAAATAATTTAATCAAACATGGTGCCTCCATAAATGTTATCACTGCCAAAGACGAAACAAAATTGTGGACAACCAGTTTGTAATGTTCATTTTGTTATGAGCTTATCTGAGTAATTTCATTGCCATAAGCGTAGCTAGAAGGCTGGTGCCCCACGAAAAATGTGATTGCTTGTAGCCACTTCATACCGTCAGTCGTACGAGGATAGTGAATGGGTCTTTGGTCCCCCACAAAACATTTACAATCATGCTCATGATCATGGCATGATTGAAGTGtggaaaatgttaaaatgtttCTCTGTACATAGAGTTGTTAATCAGGTGCTTTCAAGCGTCACATACTAATCCGCAGGGGGGCTCATTTCAAGGGCATACGTgctcaccgaaaaaaatttctccccccttaattttttaacatcGACAGAAATTTTGAGCCTCCGCAATAGCACGAAACACGCTATTAGTATAAGGAAATTTTGGACAGTTCGGCCCTCTAACGCTCCAAAATTCTGGAGCCTGTGTGAGTGTAATAGTGAGTGCTCTAGGAGGCGGGTGATATGATATGCATCATGCGCCCGGCATAGGACGTAGTGGTAGAGAGGACAACATGCTCACCAAAAGAACTAAAACAGTCGACCTTTTGGGATTTTCCTCGGTATATTTACCATTTTGTACACATGTCTGGGAACCAGACAAACCACAATGTCCTTTACACAAAATAAACTGGAAAAACGTtaataaacataaaattacTAGAATATTCGAAAATATTGGTGTCGGCGGGCAGTGTATCGCTCCTGAGCAGCGCCTCAATCCTGTACtctatttctctctctcttcttgcagggtcaggaaattttttgaagcatgagaatttttcctcattttcttcaagaaaaacacaagcatgaaaaatgaaaattagcctCAGGACAAATATCAAAACAATTTAAACCAACGGTTGAGTTTCGGTTCCGGGACTGTGACCCGGTCCGTTCATAAACATAAATATCTCTCCTTACATAGGAAATAATTAGGCACATACAGAATTACACAAATGAGTTACAATACaagatcgacaagaaaaattacataCACAATTGAACAAGTACGGTACATTTCAACactcacaagaaaaataaagagtTTGGAGCAATATAAACTGACTCGAAAGGTTTGTTATCAATTGCACTTTCAATGCAAAAAtgggcctccggccaatttatcaGAGTATCATTGCAATGATAGTATGCATATGATATATTGCAATACGATATATTGCATATTGCAATGAAATGTGGATAGAATAAAGTACACACACTCCAATCAATACGGAGCAGTGGTCCTTTAGAGAACCGGTTGGATACTTCGAGCACAGTTTGGAGAGTTGAGGacaaaaaaaaggggaagaCTTTAGGTTGTGAAACACTGAGCCGCTTCCAGGAGGAGACGATGGAGGATGCGCAGACCCTCTCGATTCAAGTGAAGCAAGTCTACTCGGCGATTCTGATGACCtcttttaggaaaataaaacttttcgtaAAATCGGCGATCAGGTTCCCAAGAGTCTTGACGCATCAAGGGAGAGAAGCTGTCAACCACAAGAACACGATCACGCAATGATTCTCTGGAGCAAAAGCTCGACAACCATTGATTGACCACATCAATCTTGCGATTGACATGCGCAGGAAAGAGAGGAATAGGAGGGATTCTGCCGACGACGATGAAGCGGAAGTGTCTTTCGGCATAAAGAAGGAGGGCGTTCAAGGCCTTTTTAAGGGATGGGACATCAACTTTCGCCTTGATGTCGTCAGTCCCTGCTTAAATGATAAGAATATCCCTGTTTTTGTCGAAGGCTTCATTTCTTGAAAGGCGCTTAAGAATCTGGGTTTTTAGGATCGATCTGAGCCACAGATCATGGTTCGCCGGAGGAAGGCAACAAGCAGAAGCACCACTAACTGCCAAGGATACAGAATCTTCGACAGGAAAATTATCAAGTATACGAACCAATTGACTGGCTCCACGGAAAACGTACATGATGACAGATGAAGTAACTAGGTTAGGTGTGAAGAATAGAAAGTAAAGACAAATCAAGAGAAAAGATTAGCTCAGAAGAGGAACAAGAGTTCGGACCAGAGATAAGAGATCAGTTGGAGAGCGGATAAGATACGAACGTTACGCTACCTGATGAATTCTTCCAGAGAACCAGAAGTAACTGTCGTGTCTGCTGGACCAAAGCTTAAAATTTTATGCaatttcaatacaaaaattTACGATGTATCGCCATGATCTAGTGATTGGAGGCAACAAATATCTGAGTATCATCAATAAACTACTTGATTAGTAAAATTAATAACTGAATCGCCACCTAGTGATGCTTCTCACCGGAATCTCTGAATGATCACAGAAATGAAATGTACAAGAATTCAGTTAATCACTTACTTGTGCCACAACTCTGCTcaaattttgtacaaatttaCAAAAGCAAGAATAAGGATAAAAGGATACATCGATTGCGCAGCCTTATGCTTACGTACATTCTGTGATTTAGAGTGGAAGCAAACATGAGAATTTCTACTTACAGGTTACCTACAGAAAAATAATGTACAAATAAGAATACTCTACATTCGAGCCAATGGAGGACTTGGTCTCGATGAAGAACTTGATGTTGCTGTCATCGCTCATCATCACTGTACAATCTGAAATCTCACTCGGGCCACAAAGTAATCATTGCTGAGTACTAGCTTTCACTACTTAACATGCACCTGAAACATAATGAAAGTATAATCAAGTCATATTTTCTCAGCTCTTTTAAACTCATGGATTTTAATCATGAGATTTCATTTCTCTCAAATGGATTTAAGCATCTGTTACTATtaat
This genomic stretch from Bemisia tabaci unplaced genomic scaffold, PGI_BMITA_v3 harbors:
- the LOC109029896 gene encoding LOW QUALITY PROTEIN: porphobilinogen deaminase-like (The sequence of the model RefSeq protein was modified relative to this genomic sequence to represent the inferred CDS: inserted 1 base in 1 codon) yields the protein MSESEVIKVGSRKSKLAMIQTNFVINRLKELHPHLNFEIESMDTIGDKELHKPLPKIGEKSLFTAELEIALKEKRVDFAVHSLKDLPTTLPEGLVLGAVCRREDARDVVLLNGKYEGKKLKELPERSVIGTSSLRRTAQLRRNYPQFTVENIRGNLETRFRKLTSEENSYAAIILASVGVKRXGWLDRIGQVLDGEEMLFAVGQGALGVECRENDPKTLSLLESLHDFETVCCVIAERSFLRKLEGGCSAPVGVYSKFSNNTIQFVGAVWSLNGKK